In the genome of Opitutia bacterium KCR 482, one region contains:
- a CDS encoding ThuA domain-containing protein, with product MKKLIAIFSAFAVSAQILSFAQDMEIKGKNLENIEAACPKRAAAAPRKPRKILVFSRTCGYRHKQGIPAAKLALSNMGEKLGVWSAKISEDLSDLSPESLAQYDCLVLNNTTGMCFGEPQQKMSKLPPAERAAVQKRSDEICKNVIEYVRNGGGIFAIHAAVDSYNYNAFRNRAYTDMLGGEFVAHPWYFSNAPVTLVMDDAQSPLVRGIWDGEAFKLREEIYMLGKSYDRSKCRVILRLDKSRSPLTTAAREARFAFRSDNDFAAAYVKTFGRGRIAYTTIGHADNNYYNPKVQEFFLRLAQFACGDLKADTSPLPFTGKSVLAPMSEKPAPAQIAKLADLKFGQPRDEEINGILFGVYANNFDKKYCAEIENFAVSELSAAKGSSEYRAFLGELLDASGISSDKNLRVLEKLASDGGTPEQVRNKLSAALDCRRGERVAKNSEAKFAVPASLPESAAERCRLFKFLSKNPDAKIPQYLNFGNLDETGRAMLAYALLERGERAAEALAFEPKSEAFAVAFAAVFSREGKTSDTEKVLAASEYVSAQMRPAMIGYAVSAKNADVADALMLLAAKADTPARSAFLVGALAKFDLSQFVPKLFAGFDAAAAETKLSALKTAETIATPEVFSTVAKLLPTLDAKLGRAAVKVLLKCSSADFTPQMLSETVAAYGECKPAVKRNLVRFAAFDSSEAAVDFMKRAFTDGFRSETVKTFGQWKNQSALAPLVAIAKTAKTDGAKSEARAAILTLAARCGLDDATIAYMLSQPLSDAEKASLAESAVKFPSPDTAEPLERAGMPAEAAKIRAAVKNAKTKYLACRGAQNFKYALDGDPKTRFTTGSTISAGDWIAFDFGFPKRVSAVSFNLGASARDFPDEFSVFAGASDAALSKAAVGISRSKNAVVVKFPTGFKARYVKFVAEKAKPFYWSIHELKID from the coding sequence ATGAAAAAACTTATCGCAATTTTTTCGGCTTTCGCGGTGTCGGCGCAGATTCTCTCGTTCGCGCAGGACATGGAAATAAAGGGGAAGAACCTCGAAAACATCGAAGCCGCGTGCCCGAAACGCGCCGCGGCAGCCCCGCGGAAACCGCGCAAGATTCTCGTGTTCTCGCGCACATGCGGATACCGCCACAAACAGGGCATTCCAGCGGCGAAGCTCGCGCTCTCGAACATGGGCGAAAAGCTCGGCGTTTGGAGCGCGAAAATTTCGGAGGATTTGTCCGACCTGTCGCCCGAAAGCCTCGCGCAGTACGACTGCCTTGTGCTCAACAACACAACGGGCATGTGCTTCGGCGAGCCGCAGCAGAAAATGTCGAAACTGCCGCCCGCCGAACGCGCCGCAGTTCAGAAACGCTCCGACGAAATCTGCAAAAACGTAATCGAGTACGTCCGCAACGGCGGCGGCATATTCGCAATCCACGCGGCGGTGGACAGCTACAACTACAACGCGTTCCGCAACCGCGCGTACACCGACATGCTCGGCGGAGAGTTCGTCGCGCACCCGTGGTATTTCTCCAACGCGCCCGTGACTTTGGTCATGGACGACGCGCAGTCGCCGCTCGTCAGGGGAATCTGGGACGGCGAGGCGTTCAAGCTCCGCGAGGAAATCTACATGCTCGGCAAGTCCTACGACCGCTCGAAGTGCCGCGTGATTTTGCGGCTCGACAAGTCGCGCAGTCCGCTTACGACCGCCGCCCGCGAGGCGCGTTTCGCGTTCCGCTCCGACAACGACTTCGCCGCCGCATACGTCAAGACTTTCGGCAGGGGGCGCATTGCCTACACGACAATCGGGCACGCCGACAACAACTACTACAATCCGAAAGTTCAGGAGTTTTTCCTGCGCCTTGCGCAGTTCGCATGCGGAGACTTGAAGGCGGACACTTCGCCGCTTCCGTTTACGGGGAAGTCGGTGCTCGCGCCGATGTCGGAAAAACCCGCGCCCGCGCAAATCGCAAAGCTTGCCGACCTCAAATTCGGACAGCCGCGCGACGAGGAAATCAACGGAATTCTGTTCGGCGTCTATGCAAACAACTTCGACAAAAAATACTGCGCCGAAATCGAAAACTTCGCGGTCTCCGAGCTTTCCGCCGCGAAGGGAAGCTCGGAATACAGGGCATTCCTCGGCGAGCTGCTCGACGCGTCGGGAATCTCGTCCGACAAAAACCTGCGCGTTCTCGAAAAGCTCGCCTCCGACGGCGGCACGCCCGAACAGGTTCGCAACAAACTTTCCGCCGCGCTCGACTGCCGCCGCGGCGAAAGGGTTGCGAAAAATTCTGAGGCGAAATTCGCCGTTCCCGCGTCGCTTCCCGAAAGCGCGGCGGAGCGTTGCAGACTCTTCAAGTTCCTTTCGAAAAATCCCGACGCGAAAATTCCGCAGTATCTGAACTTCGGAAATCTCGACGAAACGGGAAGGGCGATGCTCGCGTACGCGCTACTCGAACGCGGCGAAAGGGCGGCGGAGGCTCTTGCGTTCGAACCGAAGTCGGAGGCGTTCGCCGTCGCGTTTGCGGCGGTGTTCTCGCGCGAGGGCAAAACCTCCGACACCGAAAAGGTCTTGGCGGCGTCGGAATATGTCTCCGCGCAGATGCGCCCCGCAATGATTGGCTACGCGGTTTCGGCGAAAAACGCCGACGTAGCCGACGCCCTGATGCTGCTTGCCGCGAAAGCCGACACGCCAGCGCGGTCGGCGTTCCTCGTCGGCGCGCTCGCAAAGTTCGACCTTTCGCAATTCGTCCCCAAGCTGTTCGCGGGCTTCGACGCCGCGGCGGCGGAGACGAAACTTTCCGCGCTCAAAACGGCGGAGACAATCGCAACCCCCGAAGTCTTCTCGACCGTCGCAAAGCTTCTGCCGACGCTCGACGCAAAGCTAGGCCGCGCTGCGGTCAAGGTGCTTTTGAAGTGTTCTTCGGCGGATTTCACTCCGCAAATGCTCTCCGAAACGGTGGCGGCGTACGGCGAGTGCAAGCCCGCCGTGAAGCGCAACCTCGTGAGGTTCGCGGCGTTCGACTCCTCCGAAGCCGCGGTTGATTTCATGAAACGCGCGTTTACCGACGGATTCCGCTCCGAGACTGTAAAAACTTTCGGACAGTGGAAGAACCAGTCGGCGTTGGCGCCGCTTGTGGCAATCGCGAAAACGGCGAAGACCGACGGCGCGAAATCTGAGGCGAGAGCCGCGATTTTGACGCTTGCCGCGCGTTGCGGCCTCGACGACGCGACAATCGCGTACATGCTTTCGCAGCCGCTTTCCGACGCCGAAAAGGCGTCGCTTGCCGAGTCCGCCGTAAAGTTCCCGTCGCCCGACACCGCCGAACCGCTCGAAAGGGCGGGAATGCCGGCGGAGGCTGCAAAAATCCGCGCCGCCGTGAAGAACGCCAAGACGAAATACCTTGCGTGCAGGGGCGCGCAGAACTTCAAATACGCGCTCGACGGCGACCCCAAAACCCGCTTCACCACAGGCTCTACAATAAGCGCGGGCGACTGGATTGCCTTCGATTTCGGCTTCCCGAAACGCGTCTCGGCGGTGTCCTTCAACCTCGGCGCTTCCGCGCGCGACTTCCCCGACGAATTTTCGGTTTTTGCGGGCGCGTCCGACGCCGCGCTTTCGAAAGCCGCCGTCGGAATTTCGCGCTCCAAAAACGCCGTAGTCGTCAAGTTCCCTACGGGTTTCAAGGCGCGTTATGTGAAGTTTGTCGCGGAAAAGGCAAAGCCGTTCTACTGGTCTATTCACGAGCTGAAAATAGACTAA
- a CDS encoding Gfo/Idh/MocA family oxidoreductase gives MERRTFLKNAGFAAAAPFFVSNGLFANGSPNDKINLGLIGLGKMMSGHISGLLYDKSVRITSICDVDDERLSFNKNRIESFYKKRGESVAVKTHKDFRNLLADKSVDAVFIVTPDHWHAIISVLAARAGKHIYCEKPLTFTVDEGRQIIDAVNANGVVFQTGSQQRSEASFREAVRLARSGMLGEIKQVWCNIGRKFPVIYNWAAEETPKGVDWDMWIGPAPMRPFSSNLLPFLAPPPNRYSHQWGAWRWHYDYGNGMQADWGAHHFDIAQWGLGMDGKGPKYVHVFEDQNRSIKSDTRNICYEYANGVMVYYGQPKILAERGYPHGSAMVTFVGTEGVATASRGGIFWADKPSLRSGKIAPKKDFPYVCEGHKDNFFNAIRTGRPPICPAEIGVSSCNMCIIGNIAYKLGRRLEWDWKTRRFVGDSDANKYLSRKNRGEWANIA, from the coding sequence ATGGAAAGACGCACATTTCTGAAAAACGCGGGTTTTGCCGCCGCCGCTCCGTTCTTTGTCTCGAACGGACTTTTTGCGAACGGCTCGCCCAACGACAAAATCAATCTGGGGCTTATCGGTCTCGGCAAAATGATGAGCGGGCACATATCGGGGCTGCTCTACGACAAGTCCGTACGCATTACTTCGATTTGCGACGTTGACGACGAGCGGCTGTCGTTCAACAAAAACAGAATAGAGTCTTTCTACAAAAAGCGCGGAGAGTCTGTGGCGGTCAAAACCCACAAGGATTTCAGAAACCTGCTCGCCGACAAGTCGGTTGACGCTGTGTTCATCGTAACCCCCGACCACTGGCATGCGATTATTTCGGTGCTCGCCGCCCGCGCGGGCAAGCACATCTACTGCGAAAAGCCGCTCACGTTCACCGTGGACGAGGGGCGGCAGATTATAGACGCGGTGAACGCAAACGGCGTCGTCTTCCAGACAGGCTCGCAACAGCGTAGCGAGGCGAGCTTCCGCGAGGCGGTAAGGCTTGCCCGCAGCGGCATGCTCGGCGAAATCAAGCAGGTTTGGTGCAACATCGGCAGAAAGTTTCCCGTAATCTATAATTGGGCGGCGGAGGAAACCCCGAAGGGCGTCGATTGGGACATGTGGATTGGCCCCGCGCCCATGCGTCCGTTTTCGAGCAACCTGCTTCCGTTCCTCGCCCCTCCGCCCAACCGCTATTCGCACCAGTGGGGCGCGTGGCGTTGGCACTACGACTACGGCAACGGCATGCAGGCCGACTGGGGCGCGCACCACTTCGACATCGCCCAGTGGGGGCTTGGCATGGACGGCAAAGGCCCGAAGTACGTCCACGTTTTCGAAGACCAAAACAGAAGCATTAAAAGCGACACCCGCAACATCTGCTACGAGTACGCAAACGGCGTCATGGTCTACTACGGGCAGCCGAAGATTCTCGCCGAAAGAGGCTATCCGCACGGCTCGGCGATGGTGACTTTCGTCGGGACGGAGGGCGTGGCGACGGCGTCGCGCGGCGGAATTTTCTGGGCGGACAAGCCGTCTCTGCGTTCGGGGAAAATCGCGCCCAAAAAGGATTTCCCCTACGTCTGCGAGGGGCACAAGGACAATTTCTTCAACGCAATCCGCACGGGCCGCCCGCCGATTTGCCCTGCGGAAATCGGGGTGTCGAGCTGCAACATGTGCATCATAGGCAACATCGCCTACAAGCTCGGACGCAGGCTCGAATGGGACTGGAAGACCCGCCGCTTTGTGGGCGATTCCGATGCGAACAAATATCTGTCGCGCAAAAACCGCGGCGAATGGGCTAATATCGCCTAA
- the nifJ gene encoding pyruvate:ferredoxin (flavodoxin) oxidoreductase, whose product MKKNNSVITDGNEAVASIAFRVSETIAIYPITPSSPMAESCEEWAVKGKKNIWGVTPSISQLQSEGGVAGAVHGALQTGTLMTTFTASQGLLLMIPNMYKIAGELTSFVMHVSARALAHHGLSIFGDQTDVMACRQTGFAMLCSNSVQEAHDMALIAHASTLESRVPFLHFFDGFRTSHEINTYEPISDDIVRQMIPEEKVLEFRKRSLRNENPFIRGTAQNPDVYFQSWEARNPYYAKCAEIVAEQMEKFGKLTGRIYKPYQYVGAPDAEKVVVLMGSGAETTEEVSAFLNKNGEKTGVLAVRMFRPFSVKMFAEALPKTVKTITVLDRTKELGAMGEPLYQEITASIAEARNSGFLPRSFDPVVLGGRYALGSKDYTPAMAKGVFDNMSAATPKNHFSVGIIDDVTNNSISYDESFKLDDPAVLSAVFYGLGSDGTVGANKNTIKIIGHETPNFAQAYFVYDSKKSGGITVSHLRFGPNPIRAPYLVRHAQFVGCHQFSFMQKYRVLDCAAEGAVFLLNSIYDAKTVWNHLNREVQQTIIDKKLKFYVIDAYRVAKAMGMGGRINTIMQTCYFAISGVLPKDEAIAKIKAAIEKTYGKKGPQVVQKNFAAVDASVENLQQVEVPAEATAEAGFPPAVSDKAPDFVKRVTAIMMSDEGDKLPVSALPVDGTWPSATTQWEKRNIAIDIPEWNPDLCIQCAKCATICPHAAIRAKFYPNSVLENAPADFKHVAFRSPKNPDCSFTIQVAPEDCTGCGLCATVCPAKSKTEEGVKALMMTAQEPIREKEEKNFEFFLSIPNPDRLKLGDTVKDVQFRQPLFEFSGSCAGCGETPYVKTLTQLFGDRLFIANATGCSSIYGGNLPTTPYCVNQEGRGPAWANSLFEDNAEFGYGFRISLDKKEEMAKELVKKFASKLGDDLVKDILEADQSTEAGIAAQRERVAAVKEKLAGDNSAEAQSLAVLSDDLVKKSVWILGGDGWAYDIGYGGLDHVLASGKNVNIMVMDTEVYSNTGGQMSKSTPIGAVAKFASQGKSTPKKDLGMLAVDYGNVYVAQIAIGANDAQAIKAFNEANSYEGTSLIIAYCHCISHGYNLVNGPAQQKAAVDSGYWPLYRYDPRKIALGENPFKLDSKDPKIPVADYMKVENRFKMLQMQNPERAAILDAEAQEFVNFRWQKYKYLANR is encoded by the coding sequence ATGAAGAAAAACAACAGCGTAATTACGGACGGCAACGAAGCGGTAGCCTCGATTGCCTTCCGCGTAAGCGAAACAATCGCAATTTACCCAATCACGCCGTCGTCGCCTATGGCGGAGTCGTGCGAGGAATGGGCAGTTAAAGGCAAGAAAAACATCTGGGGAGTTACCCCCTCAATCAGCCAGCTCCAAAGCGAAGGCGGCGTTGCCGGCGCGGTTCACGGCGCGCTCCAAACGGGCACGCTTATGACCACCTTCACGGCGTCGCAGGGTCTGCTGCTGATGATTCCGAACATGTACAAGATTGCGGGCGAACTCACAAGCTTTGTCATGCACGTTTCGGCTCGCGCCCTCGCCCACCACGGCCTCTCGATTTTCGGCGACCAGACCGACGTAATGGCGTGCCGCCAGACGGGCTTTGCAATGCTCTGCTCGAACAGCGTTCAGGAAGCGCACGACATGGCGCTCATCGCGCATGCGTCGACGCTCGAATCGCGCGTGCCGTTCTTGCACTTCTTCGACGGTTTCCGCACTTCGCACGAAATCAACACTTACGAGCCCATCTCCGACGACATAGTAAGGCAGATGATTCCTGAGGAAAAGGTTCTCGAATTCCGCAAACGCTCGCTCAGAAACGAAAATCCGTTTATCCGCGGCACGGCGCAGAACCCCGACGTATACTTCCAGAGCTGGGAAGCGCGCAACCCCTACTACGCGAAATGCGCGGAAATCGTCGCCGAACAGATGGAAAAATTCGGCAAGCTCACGGGCAGAATCTACAAGCCCTACCAGTATGTGGGCGCGCCCGACGCCGAAAAGGTCGTAGTCCTCATGGGCAGCGGCGCGGAAACGACCGAAGAAGTTTCGGCGTTCCTCAATAAAAACGGCGAAAAGACGGGCGTTCTGGCGGTCAGAATGTTCCGCCCGTTCAGCGTCAAGATGTTCGCGGAAGCCCTCCCAAAGACGGTCAAGACAATCACGGTTCTCGACAGAACAAAGGAACTCGGCGCGATGGGCGAACCGCTCTATCAGGAAATCACAGCCTCCATTGCGGAAGCGCGCAACAGCGGTTTCCTCCCGCGCTCGTTCGACCCCGTCGTTCTCGGCGGCAGATACGCGCTCGGCTCGAAAGACTACACCCCCGCGATGGCGAAGGGCGTGTTCGACAACATGTCGGCGGCTACCCCCAAGAACCACTTCTCGGTCGGCATTATCGACGACGTTACCAACAACTCGATTTCGTACGACGAATCCTTCAAGCTTGACGACCCCGCCGTTCTCAGCGCGGTATTCTACGGTCTCGGCTCGGACGGCACGGTCGGCGCGAACAAAAACACAATTAAAATCATCGGGCACGAAACCCCGAACTTCGCGCAGGCGTACTTTGTGTACGACTCGAAAAAGAGCGGCGGCATAACCGTTTCGCACCTGCGCTTCGGTCCCAACCCGATTCGCGCGCCCTACCTTGTGCGCCACGCGCAGTTCGTGGGCTGCCACCAGTTCTCGTTCATGCAGAAATACAGAGTGCTCGACTGCGCGGCGGAAGGCGCGGTATTCCTGCTCAACTCAATCTACGACGCAAAAACCGTTTGGAACCACCTCAACCGCGAGGTTCAACAGACGATTATCGACAAGAAGCTCAAATTCTACGTCATTGACGCATACCGCGTCGCCAAGGCGATGGGCATGGGCGGCAGAATCAACACGATAATGCAGACCTGCTACTTCGCGATTTCCGGCGTCCTCCCGAAGGACGAAGCAATCGCGAAAATCAAGGCGGCAATCGAAAAGACCTACGGCAAAAAAGGCCCGCAGGTTGTCCAGAAGAACTTCGCGGCGGTTGACGCTTCGGTCGAAAACCTCCAACAGGTCGAAGTTCCCGCGGAAGCTACGGCGGAGGCAGGCTTCCCGCCCGCGGTTTCCGACAAGGCTCCCGATTTCGTCAAACGCGTGACGGCTATCATGATGAGCGACGAGGGCGACAAGCTCCCCGTTTCGGCTCTGCCCGTTGACGGCACTTGGCCGTCGGCTACCACGCAGTGGGAAAAGCGCAACATTGCAATCGACATTCCCGAGTGGAATCCCGACCTCTGCATTCAGTGCGCAAAGTGCGCCACAATCTGCCCCCACGCGGCGATTCGCGCAAAGTTCTATCCGAACTCGGTTCTCGAAAACGCGCCCGCAGACTTCAAGCACGTCGCGTTCCGATCGCCCAAGAACCCCGACTGCTCGTTCACAATTCAGGTTGCTCCCGAAGACTGCACGGGTTGCGGTCTCTGCGCGACGGTTTGCCCCGCAAAGAGCAAGACCGAAGAGGGCGTCAAGGCTCTGATGATGACCGCGCAGGAGCCCATTCGCGAAAAAGAGGAAAAGAATTTCGAATTCTTCCTCTCGATTCCGAACCCCGACAGGCTCAAGCTCGGCGACACCGTCAAGGACGTCCAGTTCCGCCAGCCGCTCTTCGAGTTCTCCGGCTCGTGCGCGGGTTGCGGCGAAACACCCTATGTCAAGACGCTCACCCAGCTCTTCGGCGACAGGCTCTTCATCGCAAACGCGACGGGTTGCTCCTCCATTTACGGCGGCAACCTCCCCACGACCCCCTACTGCGTCAATCAGGAAGGCAGAGGCCCCGCTTGGGCGAACTCGCTCTTCGAAGACAACGCAGAATTCGGCTACGGCTTCCGCATTTCCCTCGACAAGAAAGAGGAAATGGCGAAGGAACTCGTAAAGAAGTTCGCCTCCAAGCTCGGCGACGACCTCGTTAAGGACATTCTCGAAGCAGACCAGTCCACGGAAGCGGGCATTGCCGCGCAGCGCGAAAGAGTCGCGGCGGTCAAGGAAAAGCTCGCGGGCGACAACTCCGCGGAAGCGCAGTCGCTGGCGGTTCTCTCCGACGACCTCGTCAAGAAGTCCGTCTGGATTCTCGGCGGCGACGGTTGGGCGTACGACATCGGCTACGGCGGTCTCGACCACGTTCTCGCAAGCGGCAAGAACGTCAACATCATGGTCATGGACACCGAAGTTTACTCCAACACCGGCGGCCAGATGAGCAAGTCCACGCCTATCGGCGCGGTCGCAAAGTTCGCCTCGCAGGGCAAATCCACCCCGAAGAAAGACCTCGGCATGCTCGCGGTCGACTACGGAAACGTGTATGTCGCCCAAATCGCAATCGGCGCGAACGACGCTCAGGCTATCAAGGCGTTCAACGAGGCCAACAGCTATGAGGGTACTTCGCTGATTATCGCGTACTGCCACTGCATCTCGCACGGCTACAACCTCGTAAACGGTCCCGCCCAGCAAAAGGCGGCTGTCGATTCGGGCTACTGGCCGCTGTACAGATACGACCCGCGCAAAATCGCGCTCGGCGAAAATCCCTTCAAGCTCGACTCGAAAGACCCGAAGATTCCCGTTGCGGACTACATGAAGGTCGAAAACCGCTTCAAGATGCTGCAAATGCAGAATCCCGAACGCGCGGCCATTCTCGATGCCGAAGCTCAGGAATTCGTAAACTTCCGCTGGCAGAAGTACAAATACCTCGCTAATAGGTAG
- a CDS encoding right-handed parallel beta-helix repeat-containing protein, whose translation MRDFGAIGDGSVSDTAAIQRAIDAAAKVNGTVIFPDGNYRCAGLKTYPNIKLKGEPKWGYSVSYGANLILDDYSAECLIDITDSRNIHISGLNLNASRKPNSKTHGIMFDKKGKPRNSDTDTITIEDCKIRGFSGHGVYLRSVFVLIMRRCMINKNLGSGAECSGCDFYVIDNVFGANGKYGFGGRVSSGMFTHNRVEWNESYGLYLGRGGNYWNIVGNQFDHNHGAGVFIDGVWSVAINGNAFRRNGRNSAKLFEGENSANLLVRSKGVSVAGNTFMAGHTDGKKDYYTPRFGILFDDSESCAAIANTMHHGYTEAPVKAVGKFENCEVKDNPHSPHPQNY comes from the coding sequence GTGCGCGATTTCGGAGCTATTGGAGACGGCTCGGTTTCGGACACCGCCGCCATTCAAAGAGCCATTGACGCCGCCGCAAAGGTCAACGGCACTGTTATTTTTCCCGACGGAAACTACCGTTGCGCGGGACTGAAAACCTATCCAAACATAAAACTGAAAGGCGAGCCGAAGTGGGGCTATTCGGTTTCCTATGGCGCGAATTTGATTCTCGACGACTATTCCGCAGAGTGTCTCATCGACATCACCGATTCCCGAAACATTCACATTTCGGGGCTTAATCTCAACGCCTCCCGCAAGCCGAACTCGAAAACGCACGGAATCATGTTCGACAAAAAGGGCAAGCCGCGCAATTCCGACACCGACACTATAACAATCGAAGACTGCAAAATCCGAGGGTTTTCGGGGCACGGCGTCTATCTGCGCAGTGTCTTTGTTCTGATTATGCGCCGCTGCATGATAAACAAAAATCTCGGCAGCGGCGCAGAGTGCAGCGGCTGCGATTTCTATGTCATAGACAACGTATTCGGCGCAAACGGCAAGTACGGCTTCGGCGGGCGCGTGTCTTCGGGCATGTTCACGCACAACCGCGTTGAATGGAACGAGTCTTACGGACTGTATCTCGGCAGGGGCGGCAACTACTGGAACATTGTCGGCAACCAATTCGACCACAACCACGGCGCGGGCGTTTTTATTGACGGCGTGTGGTCGGTTGCAATCAACGGCAACGCTTTCCGCCGCAACGGCAGAAATTCGGCAAAGCTATTCGAGGGCGAAAATTCCGCGAATTTATTGGTAAGGTCGAAGGGCGTTTCCGTAGCGGGCAACACCTTTATGGCGGGGCACACCGACGGAAAAAAAGACTACTACACGCCGCGTTTCGGCATTCTTTTTGACGATTCGGAATCTTGCGCGGCAATCGCAAACACGATGCACCACGGCTACACGGAAGCTCCCGTTAAGGCGGTAGGCAAATTCGAAAACTGCGAAGTCAAAGACAATCCGCACTCGCCGCACCCGCAAAACTACTGA